The following proteins are encoded in a genomic region of Chitinivibrio alkaliphilus ACht1:
- a CDS encoding polysaccharide deacetylase family protein, giving the protein MKYAMIILLFLGINSVFAYGHEWIYDYDYSDYLPPSQDPPGGLSPEEVPMFITIGFDDNSRSGIDTVGSRPTEYDYPEGMLWALKYFRTLTNPEGEGNAATYDGTPVRVAFYNTSYYASGYNGDNPALIRRIWNELYEDGHEIGNHTHTHSENLQSADAAQWREEVQTCNEWMTKPLAPDSLALWQQAESDEFGSGIPQEHIIGFRTPFLAYGGPLFPTLKEEGLIYDCTIEEGNYWEHDGRNFRWPYTLDYGSPGHEEGWSGNPDNPDFFEVPAVPGFWQLPNHVAMIPSAEEAKKYGIDYSISEVIADNISWVSPDTEKITMFDYNLWAQAGLNNEEVLAIMKFTFDRRMEGNRAPLMIGAHSEYFHHDKDGSCENASDTRGRQKVFEDFLEYALSHPEVRVVRPIDIISWMRNPVPLEGDFETSVSQESFRESGSISAEVVSEGFHINHGASLPTTRINISLYTVQGRRITQDVVDVQSGSFMWNPDISLTPGAYILQINGTPHRVNIQ; this is encoded by the coding sequence ATGAAATATGCCATGATTATTTTGCTTTTCTTGGGAATTAATTCTGTTTTTGCCTATGGGCATGAGTGGATTTATGACTATGATTATTCCGATTATCTCCCCCCCTCACAGGATCCACCGGGAGGATTATCTCCTGAGGAAGTTCCCATGTTTATTACCATTGGATTTGATGATAACTCTCGTTCCGGTATAGATACGGTTGGTTCTCGACCTACTGAATATGACTATCCTGAGGGAATGTTATGGGCGCTCAAATATTTTAGAACCCTTACTAACCCTGAAGGAGAAGGAAATGCAGCGACCTATGACGGTACTCCTGTCCGTGTAGCCTTTTATAACACATCTTATTATGCATCTGGGTACAATGGTGATAATCCGGCTTTGATTCGGAGAATTTGGAATGAACTCTATGAAGATGGGCATGAAATTGGAAATCACACCCATACTCACAGTGAAAACTTGCAGAGTGCTGATGCGGCACAGTGGCGAGAAGAGGTACAAACGTGTAATGAGTGGATGACAAAACCCTTGGCACCGGATAGTTTAGCACTCTGGCAACAGGCAGAAAGTGATGAGTTTGGTTCGGGTATACCTCAAGAACATATTATAGGATTTAGAACTCCCTTTCTTGCCTATGGAGGTCCCCTATTTCCAACCCTAAAAGAAGAGGGTTTAATTTATGATTGTACCATTGAAGAAGGAAATTATTGGGAACATGATGGACGCAATTTCCGCTGGCCCTATACTCTTGATTATGGAAGTCCAGGACATGAAGAAGGGTGGAGTGGAAACCCTGATAATCCTGATTTTTTTGAGGTTCCTGCGGTGCCCGGTTTTTGGCAGCTACCAAACCATGTTGCCATGATACCTTCTGCGGAAGAAGCGAAAAAATATGGTATTGATTACTCTATTTCAGAAGTTATTGCTGATAATATTAGCTGGGTGAGCCCTGATACTGAAAAAATTACCATGTTTGACTATAATCTTTGGGCACAGGCGGGATTAAACAATGAAGAAGTTCTTGCTATTATGAAATTTACCTTCGATAGACGTATGGAAGGTAATAGGGCTCCTTTGATGATTGGTGCACACTCTGAGTACTTTCATCATGATAAGGACGGTTCATGTGAGAATGCTTCCGATACACGGGGAAGACAAAAAGTGTTTGAAGATTTTCTTGAATATGCTTTAAGCCATCCTGAAGTGCGAGTTGTGCGCCCCATAGATATTATATCATGGATGCGGAATCCTGTACCATTAGAAGGTGATTTTGAAACATCGGTTTCACAGGAGTCTTTCCGTGAAAGTGGATCTATTTCTGCAGAGGTTGTTTCTGAAGGGTTCCATATTAATCACGGCGCATCTCTACCTACTACACGAATCAATATATCCTTGTATACGGTACAGGGTCGACGGATAACTCAAGATGTTGTCGATGTTCAGAGTGGTTCTTTTATGTGGAATCCAGATATCTCCCTTACACCGGGAGCCTATATATTACAGATAAATGGAACACCGCATCGGGTAAATATTCAATAA
- a CDS encoding patatin-like phospholipase family protein, with product MHRRVMAAAGGGAKGIAQVQVLKALEKEAQCPLYTQYDLLIGSSVGAIDMAVLAAGKISMEEYAKNYRRYLTTIFKKRRLPFFGPKYSKKNFISLWNEIIGDDIPFGAVKTKLMISSVDLIENKNYYFKSWKREHAKLSLCDIVVKSFSAPYYFGYTIDKKEKKIWADGGTGSANYPIGELKNQIEALKWYHTAECKKGVNTCHIDIVGALFPENTNTFKKMKRYRTLRQTLHFFNIPEGGLARAQSRNNQLGKLLHIVEKNPTLSLKYWDKSIPAKMEGIDKLRYVDTYIRAGQEMAKKPLIALHRKET from the coding sequence ATGCATAGAAGAGTTATGGCTGCAGCCGGTGGTGGCGCAAAGGGTATTGCACAAGTTCAAGTACTTAAAGCCCTTGAGAAAGAAGCGCAATGTCCCTTGTATACACAGTACGATTTACTCATTGGCTCTTCAGTGGGAGCAATTGATATGGCGGTCTTGGCAGCAGGAAAAATAAGTATGGAAGAATACGCCAAGAATTACCGAAGATATCTCACCACCATTTTTAAAAAACGGCGACTCCCCTTTTTCGGACCCAAATACTCAAAGAAAAATTTTATATCTCTGTGGAATGAAATAATTGGAGATGATATTCCCTTTGGCGCAGTTAAAACAAAACTAATGATAAGCAGTGTAGACCTTATCGAAAACAAAAACTACTATTTTAAATCGTGGAAAAGGGAGCATGCGAAACTCTCACTCTGTGATATTGTAGTTAAAAGTTTTTCCGCGCCCTATTACTTTGGCTATACCATTGATAAAAAAGAGAAGAAAATATGGGCTGATGGAGGGACAGGATCAGCAAATTATCCCATTGGTGAGTTAAAAAATCAGATAGAAGCATTAAAATGGTACCATACAGCTGAGTGTAAAAAAGGAGTAAATACCTGTCATATTGACATTGTAGGAGCCCTTTTTCCTGAAAATACAAATACCTTTAAAAAAATGAAACGATATCGAACTCTCCGGCAAACCCTTCACTTCTTCAATATCCCCGAAGGAGGCCTCGCACGGGCGCAAAGTAGAAACAACCAACTTGGTAAATTACTTCACATAGTTGAGAAAAACCCTACTCTTTCTCTCAAATATTGGGATAAATCTATTCCTGCTAAAATGGAGGGCATTGACAAATTACGGTATGTAGACACTTATATCCGTGCCGGACAGGAGATGGCAAAAAAACCCCTTATCGCACTGCATAGGAAAGAAACATAA
- a CDS encoding ferritin family protein — MSSYNAREIIRMGVEIEKNGEQFYREAAQKHSNSTIHDILLNLANWEVNHAQLFEKLAEKLPAEPERADHIFDTEDLSFKYVKAAADSHIFIKNSNMTTLVETCNTPADVLSMALTFEKDSVVLYQSMLDNMKHSDYEGKSYIKEIAQEELKHVAIIQESLEQYTT; from the coding sequence ATGAGTTCATACAATGCTCGGGAAATAATCCGTATGGGAGTTGAGATAGAAAAAAACGGCGAACAATTTTATCGTGAAGCAGCGCAAAAGCATTCAAACAGCACTATTCATGACATACTTCTTAATCTTGCGAATTGGGAAGTTAATCATGCACAGCTTTTTGAAAAACTTGCTGAAAAACTTCCTGCCGAACCAGAACGAGCTGATCATATATTTGATACTGAAGACCTAAGTTTTAAGTATGTGAAGGCTGCTGCGGATTCTCATATTTTTATCAAAAATTCAAATATGACAACTCTTGTAGAGACCTGTAATACCCCTGCGGATGTACTTTCCATGGCTCTTACCTTTGAAAAAGATTCTGTTGTTCTGTATCAATCAATGTTGGATAATATGAAACATTCAGATTATGAAGGAAAATCATATATCAAGGAAATAGCTCAGGAAGAGCTGAAACATGTTGCAATTATTCAAGAAAGCCTTGAACAATATACTACTTAA
- the miaB gene encoding tRNA (N6-isopentenyl adenosine(37)-C2)-methylthiotransferase MiaB → MRFFIKTFGCQMNVSDSNTLQELLIDRGGTPADEPSMADLLIVNTCSVREKAERTAKNKIKEYGSIKKKNAALWVVGCMSQRVGESLRREIPSVTAVIGAMDMEYIHTQIDTLLETVESANTVSGKGRSYGECSAFIPVMRGCNNYCSYCIVPYVRGDEHSLSVEEILNDIQKKVARGVREITLLGQNVNSYGTEKTTFAELLRRVNDVPGIDRIRFTTSHPKDISDELISAVASLSKVAKHIHLPVQSGADAVLKRMNRKYTRAMYLETIDKIRRACSPIDITTDVMVGFPGESESDFADTLSLFSDVGYTTAFMFAYSPRTGTPAVDFPEQVPEKVKKERLQELISLQTEITKGKYAAMKGKTVEALITYKSSRGWIGQDMGAKRVFIQSTDDLYGKMIRGTVSETTGMTLVISEYTRIS, encoded by the coding sequence ATGCGATTTTTTATAAAAACCTTTGGGTGTCAAATGAATGTTTCAGATTCGAATACCCTTCAAGAACTGCTCATAGACCGTGGTGGCACCCCTGCGGATGAACCATCCATGGCTGATTTACTAATTGTAAATACCTGCTCTGTTCGAGAAAAGGCAGAACGTACTGCTAAAAATAAAATAAAAGAGTATGGTTCTATTAAGAAAAAAAATGCTGCTTTATGGGTTGTTGGATGTATGTCGCAGCGGGTTGGCGAATCCTTACGCCGTGAGATTCCTTCGGTGACTGCCGTTATTGGTGCCATGGATATGGAGTATATTCATACACAGATTGATACTCTTCTTGAAACTGTGGAGTCTGCCAATACCGTATCTGGAAAAGGGCGGAGCTACGGGGAGTGTTCAGCCTTTATACCGGTTATGCGTGGGTGTAATAACTATTGCTCATACTGTATTGTTCCATATGTTCGGGGAGACGAACACTCCCTTTCTGTAGAAGAAATTCTCAATGATATTCAGAAAAAAGTAGCCCGGGGAGTTCGTGAAATAACCCTTTTGGGACAAAATGTAAATTCCTATGGAACAGAAAAAACTACTTTTGCAGAACTTCTTCGCCGTGTGAATGATGTACCTGGTATAGATAGAATACGCTTTACTACCTCTCATCCAAAGGATATTAGTGATGAGCTTATTTCTGCAGTGGCATCTCTTTCAAAGGTTGCAAAGCATATTCATCTTCCGGTACAATCCGGTGCTGATGCTGTTTTGAAACGTATGAATCGAAAGTATACGCGAGCCATGTATTTAGAGACAATAGATAAAATACGCAGGGCTTGTTCTCCCATTGATATAACCACGGATGTTATGGTTGGATTTCCCGGAGAGAGTGAATCTGATTTTGCGGATACTCTCTCTCTCTTTTCAGACGTAGGATATACTACAGCCTTTATGTTTGCCTATTCTCCCCGTACAGGTACTCCAGCAGTTGATTTTCCTGAGCAGGTGCCAGAGAAGGTGAAAAAAGAGCGACTGCAGGAATTAATATCCCTGCAAACTGAGATAACAAAGGGAAAGTATGCTGCCATGAAGGGTAAGACAGTTGAAGCATTGATAACCTATAAATCATCCCGTGGATGGATTGGACAGGATATGGGTGCAAAACGAGTATTTATTCAGTCTACAGATGATTTATACGGAAAAATGATCCGGGGAACAGTTTCAGAAACAACGGGGATGACCCTCGTTATTTCTGAATACACCCGTATTAGTTAA